The following proteins come from a genomic window of Miscanthus floridulus cultivar M001 chromosome 2, ASM1932011v1, whole genome shotgun sequence:
- the LOC136538483 gene encoding 13S globulin seed storage protein-like, translating into MPQARDEDRADLVLNCLEAPLDVDIKNGGRVVVLNTRNLPLVEEVGLGADLVRIDAHSMCSPGFSCDSAYQVTYIVRGSGRVQVVGIDGTRVLETRAEGGCLFIVPRFFVVSKIADETGMEWFSIITTPNPIFSHLAGRTSVWKAISPAVLEASFNTTPEMEKLFRSKRLDSEIFFAPASN; encoded by the exons ATGCCCCAGGCCCGCGACGAGGACAGGGCGGACTTGGTCCTCAACTGCCTGGAGGCGCCGCTCGACGTCGACATCAAGAACGGAGGCCGCGTCGTGGTCCTCAACACCCGGAACCTGCCGCTCGTGGAGGAGGTCGGGCTCGGCGCCGACCTCGTCAGGATCGACGCGCACTCCATGTGTTCGCCCGGGTTCTCCTGCGACTCCGCCTACCAGGTCACCTACATCGTGCGCGGCAGTGGCCGCGTCCAGGTTGTTGGGATCGACGGCACGCGGGTGCTGGAGACCCGCGCCGAGGGAGGCTGCCTCTTCATCGTGCCCAGGTTCTTCGTTGTCTCAAAGATCGCCGACGAAACTGGCATGGAGTGGTTCTCCATCATCACCACCCCCAA CCCAATCTTTAGCCACTTGGCGGGCAGGACATCGGTGTGGAAGGCAATATCTCCTGCGGTTCTGGAGGCGTCGTTCAACACCACGCCGGAGATGGAGAAGCTGTTCCGTTCCAAGAGGCTTGACTCGGAGATCTTCTTCGCGCCTGCTTCAAATTAA